In Nitrospiraceae bacterium, one DNA window encodes the following:
- a CDS encoding AarF/ABC1/UbiB kinase family protein — protein sequence MPLSFLKFGRRYRTFKRLKQIVNVFLKYEFGYLIDQIRLHKFIPIIKRLKTFGRWPEPKVLTVPERLRMAFAELGPSFIKLGQLLSSRPDLITTRYANEFKKLQDRVPPFSCEQVKRIIEEETGLPLNKIFSEFNENPIAAASIAQVHHGKLFDGSDVVIKVQRPDIREQIETDINILNAIAQLLDRHFPESRFFNPVGIVGEFAKTIRKEIDFCEEAKNCLKFTKNFQGNKDVYFPKLYSKYITEKILVMEKINGAKIDDIESIDRMGLDKKNLTKIGVDAYFKMVFEDGFFHADPHPGNIFAMPSGQIGFMDFGIVGSISTELREHMADTVIFLINKNFDKLVDQYIEMGLVPDDVDVFAFKKDFKTDIVEFAEPLYETTVGQLNFSQYMDAILHIAIKHKIKMPSDFLLVNKTMLVLEYLGRELDPDFNLAVAAEPYAIKFVKTKISASRIFEKTKNNIEEFADFIALFPRQLKHLMRKILKDDIHVKLTHTDFDKFIKDMDKSTNRISFSLVVSAIILSSSIMHAFHVGPEISGFSIPGTLAFIFAFLFGIWLVISILKSGRL from the coding sequence ATGCCTTTAAGTTTTTTGAAATTTGGAAGAAGATACAGAACCTTCAAAAGATTAAAACAAATAGTAAATGTCTTCCTCAAATATGAATTTGGTTATTTAATCGATCAGATTCGTCTGCATAAGTTCATCCCTATTATAAAAAGACTCAAGACTTTTGGCAGATGGCCTGAACCTAAGGTTCTCACTGTTCCTGAACGGCTCAGGATGGCTTTTGCAGAACTTGGACCTAGTTTTATAAAACTAGGTCAATTGCTGTCATCAAGACCGGATCTGATTACTACCAGATACGCGAATGAATTCAAAAAACTTCAGGATAGAGTTCCTCCATTTTCGTGTGAACAGGTAAAAAGAATCATAGAAGAAGAAACAGGGCTGCCTCTGAATAAAATTTTCTCTGAATTTAATGAAAATCCTATTGCTGCGGCATCTATTGCACAGGTTCATCATGGAAAACTTTTTGACGGAAGCGATGTTGTAATAAAAGTTCAGAGACCTGACATAAGAGAACAGATAGAAACCGATATAAATATACTAAATGCCATTGCACAACTATTAGACAGACATTTTCCTGAAAGCAGATTTTTCAATCCTGTAGGGATTGTAGGAGAATTCGCAAAAACAATCAGAAAAGAAATTGATTTCTGCGAAGAGGCAAAAAATTGTTTGAAGTTTACAAAGAATTTCCAAGGCAATAAGGATGTTTATTTCCCTAAGTTATATAGCAAGTATATTACAGAAAAAATTCTGGTAATGGAAAAAATAAACGGCGCAAAGATAGATGATATAGAGTCGATCGATAGGATGGGATTGGATAAAAAAAATCTTACAAAAATTGGCGTTGATGCATATTTCAAGATGGTTTTTGAAGACGGTTTCTTTCATGCAGATCCTCATCCCGGCAATATTTTTGCAATGCCTTCTGGACAGATAGGTTTTATGGATTTTGGTATTGTCGGCAGCATTAGCACTGAGCTCAGAGAACATATGGCAGATACAGTCATATTTTTAATTAATAAAAATTTTGACAAGCTTGTTGATCAGTATATTGAAATGGGACTTGTGCCCGATGATGTGGATGTTTTTGCTTTTAAAAAAGATTTCAAAACGGATATCGTTGAATTTGCCGAGCCTCTTTATGAGACTACAGTAGGCCAGTTGAATTTTTCTCAGTATATGGATGCTATTTTGCATATTGCAATAAAGCACAAAATTAAAATGCCTTCAGATTTCTTGCTTGTTAATAAGACAATGCTTGTTCTGGAATATCTCGGCAGAGAATTAGACCCTGATTTTAATCTTGCCGTGGCAGCAGAGCCCTATGCAATAAAATTTGTAAAGACAAAAATAAGCGCTTCAAGGATATTTGAAAAAACAAAAAACAATATCGAAGAATTCGCAGATTTTATTGCTCTTTTCCCTCGTCAGTTAAAACATCTGATGAGAAAAATTCTGAAAGATGATATTCATGTAAAGCTTACACATACAGACTTTGATAAATTTATAAAAGACATGGATAAGTCAACAAATAGAATATCATTCAGTCTTGTTGTCAGTGCAATAATCCTGAGTTCATCAATTATGCATGCATTCCATGTTGGCCCAGAAATTTCAGGTTTTTCTATTCCAGGCACTCTAGCTTTTATTTTTGCATTTCTTTTTGGAATCTGGCTTGTTATTTCTATCTTGAAATCAGGCAGGTTGTGA
- a CDS encoding phasin family protein, whose translation MTFFESVRDAMLAGFGMQLKLQEFVEELIKKGELSESQGAKIVKEWTDKAGKGAEDLSKTFSDLMAKGLEKMNIPTKDDIEAVNKKIHQLSNRIKKLEDAEK comes from the coding sequence ATGACATTTTTTGAATCGGTAAGAGATGCGATGCTTGCAGGTTTTGGTATGCAGTTGAAGCTTCAGGAGTTTGTAGAAGAACTAATTAAAAAAGGTGAGTTAAGTGAATCACAAGGTGCAAAAATAGTGAAGGAATGGACTGACAAAGCAGGGAAGGGGGCTGAAGACCTTTCAAAGACATTTTCTGACTTGATGGCAAAGGGGCTTGAAAAAATGAATATCCCGACAAAAGATGACATTGAAGCTGTTAACAAAAAAATTCATCAGCTTTCGAATAGAATAAAAAAACTTGAGGATGCAGAGAAATAG
- the alaS gene encoding alanine--tRNA ligase → MKSSEVRKTFLDYFESKKHKKLKSASLIPKNDPTLFFTNAGMVQFKSVFLGEEKRDYVRAVSSQKCLRAGGKHNDLENVGHTARHHTFFEMLGNFSFGDYFKKDAIIFAWELLTEWYKLPKDKLWVSVYEEDDEAANLWADLTEIPKQKIVKLGAKDNFWQMGDTGPCGPCSEIIIDQGEKLGCGKSECSVGCDCDRYLELWNLVFMQFNRDESGRLTPLPKPSIDTGMGLERISAVLQSKTNNFDTDLFMPIISEIAARANINYGKSVDTDASMRVIADHIRAITFLISEGLMPSNEGRGYVLRRIIRRASRHAKLLGMHEPVLSRFIDPLVESMRDFYPEIVDENKRTSKILTLEEERFSRTLEQGMKIMDDVIANAKKSGLKSIPGEEIFKLYDTYGFPVDLARDIAHDNDFLFDEEGFHKEMEMQRERARASWVGEEEAVASIYKELLSETGKTEFLGYDTMQSESVVKAILKKGKIIKEAFKGEEVEVFLDKTPFYGESGGQVGDTGEITSEKTKTSVIDTKKVVEGLHSHVIKIKDGSLKVWDKVNCIVDSERRKAIMRNHTATHLLHAAMKNIVGEHVKQAGSLVDPYRLRFDFTHFSSIDDNEIRDIEDMVNHKILENIDLNLTITDIKKAIASGATALFGEKYGDTVRVVSVPGFSSELCGGTHCKATGDIGTFVIASEGSVASGIRRIEALTGTNANEYFRDKANELQKINQMLKTEKPSEKIEKLLSQIKELEKEIDRYKGKEVHESSSDLLKNVKNINGVKVISCRIDGLEKKDIRLLADNLKEKLDSGVIVLASVKDGEAALISMVTKDLADKFNAGLILKEVSKLADGRGGGKPEMAEGGTKVIDKLDSALESVYDFIKKGGIK, encoded by the coding sequence TTGAAAAGCAGTGAGGTAAGAAAGACATTTCTTGATTATTTTGAGTCAAAAAAGCACAAGAAATTAAAAAGCGCTTCTTTAATCCCCAAGAACGACCCTACACTTTTTTTCACAAATGCAGGGATGGTTCAATTCAAATCTGTTTTTCTTGGCGAAGAAAAAAGAGATTATGTCAGAGCAGTATCATCCCAGAAATGTCTAAGAGCTGGAGGCAAGCACAATGATCTTGAAAATGTAGGGCATACTGCAAGACATCATACATTTTTCGAGATGCTGGGAAACTTTTCTTTCGGAGATTACTTTAAGAAAGATGCCATAATTTTTGCATGGGAACTGCTGACAGAATGGTATAAACTTCCCAAAGACAAACTCTGGGTTTCTGTTTACGAAGAAGATGATGAAGCTGCAAATTTATGGGCGGATCTGACTGAAATCCCTAAACAAAAGATTGTGAAACTTGGCGCAAAAGATAATTTTTGGCAGATGGGAGACACAGGCCCATGCGGCCCATGCTCAGAGATTATAATCGACCAGGGAGAGAAACTTGGCTGTGGAAAATCGGAATGTAGTGTTGGATGTGACTGTGACAGATATCTTGAGCTTTGGAATCTTGTGTTTATGCAGTTTAACAGGGATGAATCAGGCAGGCTGACACCTTTACCAAAACCAAGCATTGATACGGGAATGGGGCTTGAGAGAATTTCTGCAGTTCTGCAGTCAAAGACAAATAATTTTGATACAGATTTATTCATGCCTATAATATCAGAGATAGCTGCAAGGGCAAATATTAACTACGGTAAGAGTGTTGATACAGATGCTTCAATGAGGGTGATTGCTGATCATATAAGGGCAATAACATTCCTTATCTCTGAAGGTCTGATGCCTTCAAATGAAGGAAGAGGATATGTTTTAAGGAGGATTATCAGAAGGGCATCAAGACATGCGAAACTTCTTGGTATGCACGAACCTGTGCTTTCCAGATTCATCGACCCGCTTGTTGAATCAATGCGCGATTTCTACCCTGAGATTGTTGATGAAAATAAAAGGACGTCAAAGATTCTTACTCTCGAGGAAGAAAGATTTTCAAGAACACTCGAACAGGGCATGAAAATTATGGATGATGTTATTGCTAATGCAAAAAAATCAGGGCTCAAATCAATCCCCGGTGAAGAGATATTCAAACTTTATGATACATACGGTTTCCCTGTTGACCTTGCACGTGATATAGCACATGACAATGATTTTTTGTTTGATGAAGAAGGTTTTCATAAAGAAATGGAGATGCAGAGGGAAAGAGCCAGGGCTTCATGGGTTGGCGAAGAAGAAGCTGTTGCATCAATTTATAAAGAACTTCTTTCTGAGACAGGCAAGACTGAATTTTTGGGATATGACACAATGCAGTCTGAATCTGTGGTCAAGGCGATACTTAAAAAAGGCAAGATTATAAAAGAGGCATTCAAGGGAGAAGAGGTCGAGGTTTTTCTTGATAAGACGCCTTTTTATGGCGAATCAGGCGGTCAGGTTGGAGATACAGGAGAGATAACATCTGAAAAAACTAAGACATCTGTTATTGATACAAAAAAAGTTGTAGAAGGTCTTCATTCTCATGTAATAAAAATAAAGGACGGCAGCTTGAAAGTCTGGGATAAGGTGAATTGCATTGTTGACAGCGAAAGAAGAAAAGCAATAATGCGCAATCACACTGCAACCCACCTATTGCATGCTGCAATGAAAAACATAGTAGGCGAACATGTAAAACAGGCAGGTTCGCTGGTTGATCCTTACAGGCTGAGATTTGATTTTACGCATTTCTCATCCATTGACGACAATGAGATAAGAGATATAGAAGATATGGTGAATCATAAGATATTGGAGAATATAGATTTAAACCTTACGATCACAGACATAAAAAAAGCTATTGCCTCTGGAGCTACTGCTCTTTTTGGCGAAAAATACGGCGATACAGTAAGAGTTGTCAGTGTGCCTGGATTCAGCTCCGAACTCTGCGGAGGCACTCATTGCAAGGCTACCGGTGACATAGGAACATTTGTAATAGCATCAGAAGGAAGCGTTGCTTCTGGAATAAGAAGAATAGAAGCGCTTACAGGTACGAATGCAAACGAATATTTCAGAGATAAAGCTAATGAACTTCAGAAAATTAATCAGATGCTAAAGACAGAAAAACCCTCTGAAAAAATAGAAAAATTATTATCGCAGATAAAAGAACTTGAGAAAGAGATAGATAGATATAAGGGCAAGGAAGTACATGAAAGTTCTTCAGACCTTTTGAAAAATGTAAAGAATATCAATGGGGTTAAGGTTATTTCGTGCAGAATAGACGGACTTGAAAAAAAAGATATCAGACTTCTTGCAGATAATCTTAAAGAGAAACTAGATTCAGGCGTAATTGTGCTTGCCTCTGTAAAAGACGGCGAGGCAGCTCTTATCTCGATGGTAACAAAAGATCTTGCAGACAAATTTAACGCTGGGCTGATACTCAAAGAGGTTTCTAAGCTTGCAGACGGAAGAGGGGGCGGGAAACCTGAAATGGCAGAGGGTGGAACAAAAGTCATAGATAAACTGGACAGCGCGCTTGAATCAGTATATGATTTTATTAAGAAAGGAGGAATTAAATGA
- a CDS encoding outer membrane protein assembly factor BamE, producing MKKINLVFCVSLLVFSLGCIEAIRYSPDEIKTFPPDIQESIKHGVIKPGMTIQQVRYAWGAPTMINILKPADDGKSREEWTYRRGLLGKTRLLFIDNKLTHIISDEAGVSTN from the coding sequence ATGAAAAAAATTAATTTAGTTTTTTGTGTGTCGTTGCTGGTTTTTTCTTTAGGCTGTATTGAGGCAATAAGATATTCTCCGGATGAAATAAAAACATTTCCGCCTGATATCCAGGAAAGTATCAAACATGGCGTGATTAAACCTGGCATGACTATTCAGCAGGTAAGATATGCATGGGGCGCGCCAACAATGATAAATATTTTGAAGCCTGCTGATGACGGTAAATCCAGGGAAGAATGGACATATAGAAGAGGTTTGCTCGGAAAGACACGCTTGCTCTTTATTGATAATAAACTTACTCATATTATCTCTGATGAAGCAGGAGTATCGACTAATTGA
- a CDS encoding recombination regulator RecX has protein sequence MKGSKSRDKTYSKTDAVRYAYRLLSYRGRSEKELEDRFREKDFPEEIIQSAITHLKEKGFINDKILAFSLKRTAEDIKLLGRQGIRLFLKSRGLGAEIIKDVTSDNDPDELKRAKKLVDRKTRTMRNYSDEEIKKKIWRFLARKGYSFDTIKKVLNEYKYKTEEE, from the coding sequence TTGAAAGGTTCAAAGAGTAGAGACAAGACGTATTCAAAGACAGATGCTGTTCGTTATGCCTACAGGCTTCTCAGCTACCGCGGCAGGAGCGAGAAAGAGCTTGAAGACAGATTCAGAGAAAAAGATTTCCCAGAGGAAATTATCCAGTCTGCCATAACACATTTAAAAGAAAAAGGTTTTATTAACGACAAAATTCTCGCATTTTCATTGAAGAGGACTGCAGAAGATATAAAGCTGCTTGGCAGGCAGGGAATAAGGCTGTTTTTAAAGAGCAGAGGGCTGGGTGCAGAGATAATAAAAGATGTGACCTCTGATAATGACCCTGATGAACTCAAACGCGCAAAAAAACTTGTAGACAGAAAAACACGAACTATGAGAAATTATTCCGATGAAGAAATAAAAAAGAAAATATGGCGGTTTCTTGCAAGAAAAGGTTATTCTTTTGATACAATTAAGAAAGTTTTGAATGAATACAAATACAAAACAGAGGAGGAATAA
- a CDS encoding PilT/PilU family type 4a pilus ATPase, which produces MDINELLKYALEKGASDLHVKVGSSPILRINGELVPLTGEQKVTQEDAMKIAFAVMSPGQREVFKKKNDLDLAYSVPGLGRFRCNVFVQRGAVGLVFRAIPVKIPTIEAMNLPEVLKKIALEPRGLVLVTGTTGSGKSTTLASMIDYINNNRTSNIITIEDPIEFLHRDKRSIINQREVGADTESFSKALRAALRQDPDVVLVGEMRDFETIQIALTAAETGHLVLSTLHTTDASETINRIISVFPPYQHKQVRLQLASILKGIISMRLMPRADGRGRVPAVEVLVATLTIKECIVDPDKTKMITDVIAQGAVHYHMQTFDQSLLTLYKTGHITYDEALRGATNPDDFALKVKGIQSTSDLTYEIPQTPKDQMKIERFKE; this is translated from the coding sequence ATGGATATAAATGAATTACTTAAATATGCGCTTGAGAAGGGAGCTTCTGACTTACATGTAAAAGTAGGTTCCAGTCCGATATTAAGGATCAATGGTGAACTTGTTCCTCTGACCGGAGAACAAAAAGTGACTCAGGAAGATGCGATGAAAATTGCATTTGCTGTTATGAGTCCTGGGCAGAGAGAGGTTTTTAAAAAGAAAAATGATCTGGATCTAGCCTATAGCGTGCCTGGATTAGGCAGATTCAGATGCAATGTTTTTGTCCAGAGAGGCGCTGTAGGCCTTGTTTTCAGAGCAATCCCTGTTAAAATTCCTACAATTGAAGCAATGAACCTTCCTGAAGTTCTTAAAAAGATCGCGCTTGAGCCAAGGGGACTTGTATTAGTTACAGGTACAACTGGCAGCGGTAAATCAACAACCCTTGCATCAATGATCGATTATATAAACAATAACAGAACGTCAAATATCATTACTATTGAAGATCCTATTGAGTTTTTGCACAGAGACAAACGAAGTATAATAAATCAGAGAGAAGTAGGCGCTGACACAGAATCATTCAGTAAGGCCTTAAGGGCAGCTCTTAGGCAGGACCCAGATGTGGTTCTTGTGGGTGAAATGCGCGATTTCGAAACAATACAAATAGCTCTCACAGCTGCTGAGACAGGACATCTTGTCCTTAGTACGCTGCATACAACAGATGCATCAGAGACTATAAATAGAATCATCTCAGTATTTCCTCCTTACCAGCACAAACAGGTTAGATTGCAGTTGGCCTCTATTTTAAAGGGAATAATATCAATGAGGCTTATGCCAAGGGCGGACGGTCGGGGAAGGGTTCCTGCAGTCGAAGTGCTTGTGGCAACTCTTACTATAAAGGAATGCATTGTTGATCCTGATAAAACAAAGATGATAACTGATGTAATTGCACAAGGAGCTGTTCATTATCACATGCAGACCTTTGATCAATCGCTTCTTACCCTATACAAAACAGGACATATAACTTATGATGAGGCGCTTAGAGGCGCAACAAATCCTGATGATTTTGCTTTGAAGGTAAAAGGTATTCAGTCGACGAGCGATCTTACATATGAGATACCACAAACCCCGAAAGACCAGATGAAAATTGAAAGGTTCAAAGAGTAG
- the recA gene encoding recombinase RecA, with protein sequence MSKEAVNKDKEKDKALEMAISQIEKSFGKGAIMRLGAGEAAEGIQTIPTGSVALDIATGIGGYPRGRVVEIFGPESSGKTTLALNAIAQAQKNGGTAAFIDAEHALDTIYAAKLGVKVEDLLISQPDTGEQALEVTEALVRSGAVDIVVIDSVAALVPKAEIEGEMGDSLPGLQARLMSQALRKLTAAISKSLTTVVFINQIRMKIGVMFGSPETTTGGNALKFYSSMRLDIRRIDNLKDNQVSIGGRVRVKVVKNKLAPPFRQAEFDIYFNEGISRTGELVDIGSEKGIIEKAGAWYSYNGNRIGQGRDNAKEYLKNNPEIADEITKKIEDAVVESMTRK encoded by the coding sequence ATGAGCAAGGAAGCTGTTAACAAGGACAAGGAAAAAGATAAAGCGCTTGAGATGGCAATATCACAGATAGAAAAATCTTTCGGGAAGGGCGCTATAATGCGTCTTGGCGCTGGTGAGGCTGCAGAAGGAATCCAGACAATTCCAACTGGTTCTGTTGCGCTTGATATTGCAACAGGAATAGGAGGGTATCCCAGAGGAAGAGTTGTTGAGATATTCGGTCCTGAGTCATCAGGAAAGACCACTCTTGCTTTAAATGCAATAGCGCAAGCACAAAAAAATGGCGGAACAGCCGCTTTTATCGATGCAGAGCATGCGCTTGATACAATCTATGCGGCAAAATTAGGCGTTAAAGTGGAAGATCTTCTTATCTCCCAGCCTGACACAGGCGAGCAAGCGCTTGAAGTTACCGAAGCGCTTGTAAGAAGCGGCGCTGTTGATATAGTTGTGATTGACTCTGTTGCTGCTCTTGTTCCAAAGGCAGAGATTGAAGGCGAGATGGGAGATTCCCTCCCAGGACTTCAGGCAAGGCTCATGAGCCAGGCCTTAAGAAAACTGACTGCTGCTATCTCAAAATCCCTTACAACTGTTGTATTCATAAACCAGATTCGAATGAAGATTGGCGTAATGTTCGGAAGCCCTGAAACTACTACCGGAGGCAATGCTCTGAAATTCTATTCATCAATGAGGCTTGATATAAGAAGAATAGATAATCTTAAGGATAATCAAGTATCAATCGGCGGAAGGGTCAGGGTAAAGGTTGTAAAGAACAAACTGGCGCCTCCATTCAGGCAGGCTGAATTCGATATATATTTCAACGAGGGGATTTCAAGAACTGGCGAACTTGTTGATATTGGATCTGAAAAGGGCATAATAGAAAAAGCAGGCGCATGGTACAGCTATAACGGCAACAGGATAGGTCAGGGCAGAGATAATGCAAAAGAATATCTGAAAAATAATCCTGAGATTGCCGATGAAATCACGAAGAAGATAGAAGATGCTGTAGTTGAATCAATGACCCGTAAGTAA
- the thpR gene encoding RNA 2',3'-cyclic phosphodiesterase: protein MDLRCFIAIELPDSIKENISIYIQKLKEIKTDVKWVSEKNLHVTLKFLGNVPERMIQDINNKLLAIGRLHDKFHLYIQGAGIFPNTKQPRVIWLGLKDSGNVVNLQQDIEDGMSELGFKKDGREFKPHLTIGRVKSFKNIGSLIKELTTLKEVDFGKIEVKNISLMKSELKQAGAEHSKLSQIFFGN, encoded by the coding sequence TTGGACTTAAGATGTTTTATCGCAATAGAGCTTCCTGATAGTATAAAGGAAAACATTAGCATTTATATTCAAAAATTAAAAGAGATAAAAACAGATGTTAAGTGGGTTTCTGAGAAAAATCTTCATGTTACATTAAAATTTCTTGGCAATGTTCCTGAACGGATGATACAAGACATAAACAACAAACTTCTTGCAATTGGAAGGCTTCATGATAAATTTCATTTATATATCCAAGGCGCAGGTATATTCCCGAATACAAAACAGCCGAGGGTAATATGGCTTGGGCTGAAAGATTCTGGAAATGTTGTTAACCTCCAACAAGATATAGAAGATGGGATGAGTGAATTGGGATTTAAAAAAGATGGCAGAGAGTTTAAGCCGCACCTCACAATAGGAAGAGTAAAATCTTTCAAAAATATAGGAAGTCTTATTAAAGAACTTACTACACTAAAAGAAGTGGATTTTGGTAAGATAGAGGTGAAAAATATTTCGTTAATGAAGAGCGAACTAAAACAAGCAGGAGCAGAACATTCCAAATTAAGCCAGATATTTTTTGGCAATTAG
- a CDS encoding CinA family protein, protein MENSDLDVIKKIHKIFKEKKIKLSIAESCTSGYISHLITYLPGASDFFDSSIVCYSVDSKIKLLGIKKTLIEKYGVISKETAEAMADSVRRTTKTDCGLAITGNLGPAVLEGKEAGLVYISVSFEKRTESKCVMFNGSRNEIKHFSSISALEFLREAVSLWT, encoded by the coding sequence ATGGAAAATTCTGACTTAGATGTAATTAAGAAGATTCATAAAATCTTTAAAGAAAAGAAGATAAAACTTTCTATTGCCGAATCTTGCACTTCTGGATACATCAGCCATTTAATAACATATCTTCCCGGCGCATCAGATTTTTTTGATTCTTCAATAGTCTGCTACTCTGTTGATTCAAAGATAAAATTGCTGGGAATTAAAAAAACACTAATAGAAAAATACGGGGTTATAAGCAAAGAAACGGCTGAGGCAATGGCTGATTCTGTCAGAAGAACAACAAAAACTGATTGCGGACTTGCTATTACAGGAAATTTAGGTCCAGCTGTTCTTGAAGGCAAAGAAGCAGGGCTTGTTTACATTTCTGTCTCTTTTGAAAAACGCACTGAATCAAAGTGTGTGATGTTTAACGGCTCGAGAAATGAGATAAAACATTTTTCATCAATCTCTGCATTGGAATTTTTACGCGAGGCTGTTTCACTTTGGACTTAA
- a CDS encoding phosphatidylglycerophosphatase A codes for MNLSALSKAAATGFFIGYIPYVPGTFGTAAGLILMVFISPVLQLHIFLAVFLIIIGIFASGHAEKSFNEKDPQCIVIDELAGYVCSLIFLPLNWKYIISAFLLFRFFDIIKPFPIRQIELKLRGGLGIMADDIMAAAYTNIVLQIWKILT; via the coding sequence ATGAATTTGTCAGCGCTTTCAAAGGCTGCAGCCACAGGATTCTTTATAGGATATATTCCTTATGTTCCAGGAACATTCGGCACTGCTGCAGGACTGATCCTGATGGTTTTTATCAGCCCGGTTCTGCAGCTTCATATTTTTCTGGCTGTTTTTTTAATAATCATCGGTATTTTTGCCTCTGGACATGCAGAAAAATCATTCAATGAAAAAGATCCTCAGTGTATTGTCATTGATGAATTGGCAGGATACGTATGTTCGCTTATTTTTCTTCCTTTGAACTGGAAGTATATCATCTCTGCTTTTTTGTTGTTCAGGTTTTTTGATATAATCAAACCATTCCCTATACGACAGATTGAGCTTAAACTTAGAGGCGGGTTAGGCATAATGGCCGACGATATCATGGCAGCAGCTTATACTAATATAGTTTTGCAGATATGGAAAATTCTGACTTAG
- a CDS encoding TrpB-like pyridoxal phosphate-dependent enzyme gives MRETKIVLPDREIPKQWYNIMADMPNLPKPPLHPATHKPIGPDDLSSIFPMALIEQEVSTQKWIDIPEEVLDIYSLWRPSPLYRAYNLEKALGTPAKIYYKNEGVSPAGSHKPNTSIPQAYYNKKAGIKRIATETGAGQWGAAMALSGCLFGLEVTVYMVRVSYDQKPYRRIAMETWGANVHPSPSKVTNSGRKILEIDPDCPGSLGIAISEAVEDAANRKDTNYALGSVLNHVLLHQTIIGLEAKKQFEIADDYPDVIIGCCGGGSNVGGAAFPFVHDKIKGRNIRIIAVEPTSCPTLTKGEFRYDFGDTAGLTPLLMMHTLGHDFVPPGIHAGGLRYHAAAPLLCQLVHDELIEAKAYGQTKVFESALKFARSEGIIPAPESSHAIAAAIDEAMKCKEEGKQKTIFFNLSGNGYLDLAAYADYLSGKLVDNVYPDEKIKESLAKLPVIK, from the coding sequence ATGCGTGAAACAAAGATAGTTCTGCCTGACAGGGAGATCCCGAAACAATGGTACAACATTATGGCTGATATGCCGAATCTGCCGAAACCACCTTTGCATCCGGCAACTCATAAGCCGATTGGTCCTGATGATCTGTCTTCAATATTTCCGATGGCGTTGATAGAACAGGAAGTTTCAACTCAAAAATGGATAGACATACCTGAAGAGGTTTTGGATATATACAGTTTGTGGAGGCCGTCGCCTTTATACAGGGCATATAATTTAGAGAAAGCTCTTGGAACTCCTGCAAAGATTTATTACAAAAATGAGGGAGTTAGTCCTGCTGGCAGTCACAAGCCAAATACATCAATCCCACAGGCTTATTACAATAAAAAAGCTGGCATCAAAAGAATAGCTACAGAAACAGGCGCAGGACAATGGGGCGCTGCTATGGCTCTTTCAGGGTGTTTGTTTGGTCTTGAAGTGACAGTATATATGGTCAGGGTCAGCTATGATCAAAAACCCTACAGAAGAATTGCTATGGAGACATGGGGAGCGAATGTGCACCCAAGTCCCTCAAAAGTCACAAATTCAGGGAGGAAAATTCTGGAGATTGATCCTGACTGTCCCGGAAGCCTTGGCATCGCAATATCAGAAGCAGTTGAAGACGCAGCTAACCGCAAAGATACAAATTACGCTCTTGGTTCTGTCTTGAATCATGTTCTGCTTCACCAGACAATTATTGGACTGGAGGCCAAGAAGCAGTTCGAGATTGCCGATGATTATCCTGATGTGATTATCGGCTGCTGCGGAGGAGGAAGCAATGTTGGAGGAGCTGCTTTTCCATTTGTGCATGACAAGATAAAAGGGAGAAACATCAGGATTATTGCTGTTGAACCAACATCCTGTCCTACACTCACAAAGGGAGAATTCAGATATGATTTCGGAGATACAGCAGGACTTACACCGCTTTTAATGATGCATACACTTGGACATGATTTTGTGCCTCCTGGAATTCATGCGGGCGGTCTAAGATATCATGCTGCTGCTCCGCTTTTATGTCAGCTTGTCCACGATGAGTTGATAGAGGCAAAGGCATATGGACAAACAAAAGTATTTGAATCAGCGCTTAAATTTGCCAGATCAGAAGGAATAATACCAGCTCCTGAGAGTTCACATGCAATTGCTGCTGCGATTGACGAAGCGATGAAATGCAAAGAAGAAGGGAAACAAAAAACCATATTCTTTAACCTCAGCGGTAACGGCTATCTTGATCTTGCCGCGTATGCTGATTATCTGTCAGGAAAGCTTGTCGATAATGTTTATCCTGATGAAAAGATAAAAGAGTCTCTGGCAAAGCTGCCGGTTATTAAATGA